Proteins encoded in a region of the Isosphaeraceae bacterium EP7 genome:
- a CDS encoding CusA/CzcA family heavy metal efflux RND transporter, producing the protein MFDRLIEASLRARALVFLAIVALVGTGSYSLFVLPIDAVPDITNVQVMALTNASALGPEEIEQFITVPVENAMNGIPSVKEVRSFSQYGISGVTVIFEDGTDIYWARQQVGERLAQVRSQIPAEFGQPEMGPIATGLGEVIQFEVRNAADAEEPRSLMDLRTILDWEVARPLKSVPGVVEVNAFGGELKTYEVRLDPVRLTSRGISIGRVIEAIRANNGNSGGGYIQKNGEQRVIRFVGLVDSIQDLESVVLAVNSDGTAIFIRDVGKAMLAPMIRNGAVTRDGRGEAATATVLMLSGENSRLVVDRVKAKLEQIRAGLPPGVEVDLFYDRAALIERTIATVARNLAEGGVLVVAVLLVLLGNLRAGLIVALAIPLSMLFAGNLMVASGVAGSLMSLGAIDFGLIVDSGVIVIENCVTRLAHANPGESSREVVRRATLEVRKPVVFGVGIITIVHLPLLALEGVEGKMFRPMALTVIFALTGSLLLSLTATPVLASFFLKPGLAEKDTLPIRLAKRLYEPTLNWTTHRPRRVALLALMAFACCIPFAMSLGGEFIPKLDEGDLVVVLVRPPSASLDEGLEDTTRFEKALRSGLPDEIRTVVSRTGRPEIGIDPAGVNLTDVFVLLHPPERWNKVHSREELIVKIERIAGEVLPGTFLNFTQPIELRFNDLLAGVRADVGLSLFGADLGVLQEKANALATVLSKVPGATDVKAQNVEGLPFLRVEIDRDRMARFGINVAETLDVGATLGGKVVGQVVEGQRRFDLQVRFDPTTRNDVEAIKRLRVGDPQGRLIPLEEMADISVENGVYEIWRKDRERRIMVQSNVRGRDLAGFVAEAQAAVASQVEMPRGYRVEWGGTFENLQSATKRLTIVVPVALMLIFLLLYATFQSVKLGLLIFVSVPLGAIGGILALWLRDLNFSISAGVGFIALSGVAVLDGLVLVSAIRGLIEDGRPVRESVFEASMSRLRPILMTGLVASLGFVPMAFSHGSGAEVQRPLATVVIGGLLTSTLLKLIVLPAIYPWFNPGPGRREEVVA; encoded by the coding sequence ATGTTCGACCGCCTGATCGAGGCATCCCTCCGCGCTCGCGCGCTCGTCTTTCTGGCGATTGTGGCGCTCGTCGGAACGGGCAGCTATTCGCTGTTCGTGCTGCCGATCGACGCCGTGCCCGATATCACCAACGTTCAGGTGATGGCTCTGACCAATGCCTCGGCGCTCGGCCCGGAGGAGATTGAGCAGTTCATCACAGTGCCGGTCGAGAACGCAATGAATGGCATCCCCTCCGTCAAGGAGGTCCGATCGTTCTCGCAATATGGCATCTCGGGGGTGACCGTCATCTTCGAGGACGGCACCGACATCTACTGGGCCCGCCAGCAGGTCGGTGAGCGGCTGGCGCAGGTCAGGTCGCAGATCCCGGCGGAGTTCGGCCAGCCCGAGATGGGGCCGATTGCAACGGGCCTGGGCGAGGTGATCCAATTCGAGGTCCGCAACGCCGCCGACGCCGAGGAGCCTAGGTCCTTAATGGATCTGAGAACGATCCTCGACTGGGAGGTCGCCCGACCGCTCAAGAGCGTGCCAGGGGTCGTCGAGGTCAATGCCTTCGGTGGTGAGTTGAAGACCTATGAAGTCCGGCTCGACCCGGTCCGGCTGACCTCACGAGGGATCTCGATCGGCCGGGTCATTGAGGCGATCCGCGCCAACAATGGCAATTCCGGCGGCGGCTATATCCAGAAGAATGGAGAGCAGCGGGTGATTCGCTTCGTCGGCCTGGTCGATTCCATCCAGGACCTCGAGTCGGTGGTCCTCGCAGTCAACTCCGACGGAACGGCGATTTTTATCCGCGACGTAGGCAAGGCGATGCTGGCGCCGATGATCCGCAATGGCGCCGTGACCCGCGACGGGCGGGGCGAGGCCGCCACCGCGACTGTGCTAATGCTCTCCGGCGAGAATTCACGTCTGGTCGTCGACCGAGTAAAAGCGAAGCTCGAGCAGATCCGCGCCGGCCTTCCTCCGGGTGTCGAGGTCGACCTCTTCTACGACCGCGCGGCGCTCATCGAGCGGACGATCGCGACAGTGGCCCGGAATCTGGCCGAGGGCGGAGTCCTGGTCGTCGCCGTGCTCCTGGTCCTCCTGGGCAACCTCAGAGCCGGGCTGATCGTCGCCCTTGCTATCCCGCTGTCCATGCTCTTTGCAGGCAACCTGATGGTCGCATCGGGGGTCGCAGGTAGTCTGATGAGTCTCGGGGCTATTGACTTCGGATTGATCGTTGACAGCGGAGTTATTGTCATCGAGAACTGCGTCACACGTCTCGCTCACGCGAACCCGGGCGAGTCGTCGCGCGAAGTGGTGCGGCGGGCGACGCTTGAGGTACGTAAGCCGGTCGTTTTCGGCGTCGGAATCATTACGATTGTGCACCTGCCTTTGCTGGCCCTTGAGGGGGTCGAGGGGAAGATGTTCCGGCCGATGGCGTTGACGGTGATCTTCGCCCTGACCGGTTCTCTGTTGCTTTCGCTGACGGCCACACCGGTGCTGGCGTCCTTCTTCCTGAAGCCAGGGCTCGCCGAGAAGGACACGCTGCCCATCCGCCTGGCCAAGCGGCTTTACGAGCCGACCCTGAATTGGACGACGCATCGCCCGCGACGCGTGGCCCTGTTGGCATTGATGGCGTTCGCATGCTGCATCCCTTTCGCGATGAGTCTAGGGGGCGAATTCATCCCCAAGCTCGACGAGGGTGACCTCGTCGTTGTCCTGGTCCGTCCCCCGAGCGCGTCGCTCGACGAGGGTCTGGAGGACACGACCCGGTTCGAGAAGGCATTGCGTTCCGGCCTGCCCGACGAGATCCGCACCGTCGTCAGCCGCACGGGACGCCCCGAGATTGGCATCGACCCGGCGGGAGTCAACCTCACTGACGTGTTCGTCCTGCTGCACCCGCCTGAGCGCTGGAACAAGGTGCACTCTCGCGAAGAGTTGATCGTCAAGATCGAGCGGATCGCCGGCGAGGTTCTGCCCGGGACATTCCTGAATTTCACCCAGCCGATTGAGCTGAGGTTCAATGACCTGTTGGCCGGCGTCCGTGCCGACGTGGGGCTGAGCCTCTTCGGCGCCGACCTCGGCGTACTCCAGGAGAAGGCTAACGCCCTGGCAACGGTCCTGTCCAAAGTCCCGGGCGCGACCGACGTGAAAGCTCAAAATGTCGAGGGGCTGCCGTTTCTCAGGGTCGAGATCGACCGCGACCGCATGGCCCGCTTCGGGATCAACGTCGCCGAGACGCTCGACGTCGGCGCGACGCTAGGGGGTAAGGTCGTGGGTCAGGTGGTCGAGGGACAGCGGCGGTTCGACCTCCAGGTGCGATTCGACCCCACGACACGCAACGACGTCGAAGCGATCAAACGGCTCAGGGTCGGCGATCCGCAGGGTCGGCTGATCCCCCTCGAGGAAATGGCCGACATCTCCGTGGAGAATGGCGTCTACGAGATCTGGCGGAAGGATCGCGAGCGTCGGATCATGGTTCAATCCAACGTACGCGGCCGTGACCTGGCCGGTTTCGTAGCGGAGGCTCAGGCCGCGGTCGCTAGCCAGGTCGAGATGCCGAGGGGATATCGAGTGGAGTGGGGCGGCACGTTCGAGAACCTCCAATCGGCAACTAAGCGGCTGACGATCGTGGTGCCGGTGGCCCTGATGCTAATCTTCCTCTTGCTGTATGCGACCTTCCAGTCGGTCAAGCTGGGCCTGCTGATCTTCGTGTCTGTCCCCCTCGGGGCCATCGGCGGTATCCTGGCATTGTGGCTCCGCGACCTGAACTTCAGCATCTCCGCAGGCGTCGGATTCATCGCGCTCTCGGGCGTGGCGGTCCTCGACGGCCTGGTGCTGGTGTCGGCGATCCGCGGTTTGATCGAAGACGGCAGGCCGGTCAGGGAGTCGGTCTTCGAAGCGTCGATGTCTCGGCTGCGGCCGATCCTGATGACCGGCCTGGTGGCCAGCCTCGGATTCGTCCCCATGGCGTTCTCGCACGGCTCGGGCGCCGAGGTTCAGCGTCCCCTGGCTACGGTGGTGATCGGCGGCCTGCTGACCTCGACGCTGCTGAAGCTGATCGTCCTTCCGGCGATCTACCCGTGGTTCAACCCGGGCCCGGGGCGTCGCGAGGAAGTTGTGGCCTGA